The proteins below are encoded in one region of Halichoerus grypus chromosome X, mHalGry1.hap1.1, whole genome shotgun sequence:
- the ASMTL gene encoding putative bifunctional dTTP/UTP pyrophosphatase/methyltransferase protein isoform X2 yields MVLSPVIGKLLHKRVVLASASPRRREILSHAGLRFEVVPSRFKEKLDKASFPTPYAYAIETAKQKALEVASRMHQKDLRAPDVVVGADTIVTVGGLILEKPVDKQDAYRMLSRLNGKEHSVFTGVAIVHCCTRDSQLDMEVSEFHEETMVKFSELSEELLWEYIDSGEPMDKAGGYGIQALGGMLVEYVHGDFLNVMGFPLNHFCKKLVELYYPPRREDVQRVKHDSIPPVDTFENLSDVEKGSSNPAQGNEGGGHRRAEAGGDRGQVPAGSQGADSNRTAEITPPFPAGLLELVDGFKASKALFIACKLKVFDVLKDEAPLKAVDIAGKIDASVCGTERLLDVCVALGLLEKTDRGYCNTDLADLHLASDGEYSLHGLAMHSNDHAWNRFTDLELAVREGANAAFGGKAEDPVQSKQTKLQFMRAMHGLTNLTARQVATAFDLSRFTSACDLGGCTGALARALTREYPRLKVTVLDLPEVIEHVPCFQPEGRQTERVSFVPGDFFKDSLPEAELYILSRILHEWPDDKVHELLSRVSGSCKPAWRALSSASPQVAPTSRPPRNQPPQRGSPLNLAHHSGLRTSSPDLPSPSKPAAPTGLPAESCAPLRPPHK; encoded by the exons ATGGTGCTGAGCCCGGTGATCGGGAAGCTGCTGCACAAGCGCGTGGTGCTGGCCAGCGCCTCCCCGCGCCGCCGGGAGATCCTCAGCCACGCG GGTCTCAGGTTCGAGGTGGTTCCTTCCAGGTTCAAAGAGAAGCTTGATAAAGCGTCCTTCCCCACGCCTTATGCCTACGCCATCGAAACAGCCAAGCAGAAGGCCCTGGAGGTGGCCAGCAGGATGCACCAG AAGGACCTCCGGGCCCCCGATGTTGTCGTCGGAGCAGACACCATTGTG ACGGTCGGGGGGCTGATTCTGGAGAAGCCGGTGGACAAGCAAGACGCGTACAGGATGCTCTCCAG GTTGAACGGGAAAGAGCACAGCGTGTTCACGGGCGTCGCCATTGTCCACTGTTGCACCAGAG ACAGCCAGCTGGACATGGAGGTGTCCGAGTTCCACGAGGAGACCATGGTGAAGTTCTCCGAGCTGTCCGAGGAGCTCCTCTGGGAATACATCGACAGCGGGGAGCCCAT GGACAAGGCCGGTGGCTATGGGATCCAGGCGCTGGGCGGCATGCTGGTGGAGTACGTCCACGGAGACTTCCTCAACGTCATGGGCTTCCCCCTGAACCACTTCTGCAAGAAGCTGGTGGAGCTGTACTACCCGCCCCGCCGCGAGGACGTGCAGCGGGTCAAGCACGACTCCATCCCACCTGTCGACACTTTCGAGAACCTGAGCGACGTGGAAAAGGGCAGCTCAAACCCTGCTCAGGGCAATGAGGGTGGCGGCCACCGAAGGGCAGAGGCGGGCGGTGACAGAGGACAGGTTCCTGCTGGCTCCCAGGGAGCAGACTCTAACAGGACAGCGGAGATCACGCCCCCGTTCCCAGCGGGCCTTCTGGAACTCGTAGATGGCTTCAAAGCATCAAAG GCCCTGTTCATAGCTTGCAAGCTGAAGGTGTTTGATGTACTAAAAGATGAAGCCCCACTGAAGGCCGTGGATATTGCAGGCAAAATTGACGCCTCTGTGTGTGGAACTGAACGGCTCCTGGATGTCTGTGTGGCCCTGGGATTACTAGAGAAGACAGACAGAG GTTACTGCAACACGGACCTGGCAGATCTGCATCTGGCGTCGGACGGCGAGTATTCTCTGCACGGCTTGGCCATGCACAGCAACGACCACGCCTGGAACCGCTTCACAGACCTGGAGCTCGCCGTGCGGGAGGGAGCCAACGCGGCTTTCGGGGGGAAGGCGGAAGACCCTGTTCAG AGCAAGCAGACCAAGCTGCAGTTCATGCGGGCCATGCACGGCCTCACCAACCTGACCGCACGCCAGGTGGCCACAGCCTTCGACCTGTCCCGATTCACCTCCGCCTGCGACCTGGGAG GCTGCACAGGTGCCTTGGCCCGAGCGCTCACCCGGGAGTACCCGCGTCTGAAGGTGACCGTGCTTGACCTCCCGGAGGTCATTGAGCACGTCCCGTGTTTTCAACCTGAAGGACGGCAGACCGAGCGGGTCAGCTTCGTGCCAG GTGACTTTTTCAAGGACAGCCTCCCGGAGGCAGAACTGTACATCCTTTCCAGAATTCTGCACGAGTGGCCGGACGACAAAGTGCACGAGTTGCTGAGCCGCGTCTCGGGCAGCTGCAAGCCAG CCTGGCGGGCACTGTCCTCAGCCTCCCCGCAAGTAGCCCCGACCTCCCGTCCCCCTCGAAACCAGCCGCCCCAACGGGGCTCCCCACTGAACCTTGCGCACCACTCCGGCCTCCGCACAAGTAGCCCCGACCTCCCGTCCCCCTCGAAACCGGCCGCCCCAACGGGGCTCCCCGCTGAATCTTGCGCACCACTCCGGCCTCCGCACAAGTAG
- the ASMTL gene encoding putative bifunctional dTTP/UTP pyrophosphatase/methyltransferase protein isoform X3, with protein sequence MVLSPVIGKLLHKRVVLASASPRRREILSHAGLRFEVVPSRFKEKLDKASFPTPYAYAIETAKQKALEVASRMHQKDLRAPDVVVGADTIVTVGGLILEKPVDKQDAYRMLSRLNGKEHSVFTGVAIVHCCTRDSQLDMEVSEFHEETMVKFSELSEELLWEYIDSGEPMDKAGGYGIQALGGMLVEYVHGDFLNVMGFPLNHFCKKLVELYYPPRREDVQRVKHDSIPPVDTFENLSDVEKGSSNPAQGNEGGGHRRAEAGGDRGQVPAGSQGADSNRTAEITPPFPAGLLELVDGFKASKALFIACKLKVFDVLKDEAPLKAVDIAGKIDASVCGTERLLDVCVALGLLEKTDRGYCNTDLADLHLASDGEYSLHGLAMHSNDHAWNRFTDLELAVREGANAAFGGKAEDPVQSKQTKLQFMRAMHGLTNLTARQVATAFDLSRFTSACDLGGCTGALARALTREYPRLKVTVLDLPEVIEHVPCFQPEGRQTERVSFVPGDFFKDSLPEAELYILSRILHEWPDDKVHELLSRVSGSCKPGLQLIGRGPPTPRRAPCFTLSLQTEPRISSRRNLPRNPAE encoded by the exons ATGGTGCTGAGCCCGGTGATCGGGAAGCTGCTGCACAAGCGCGTGGTGCTGGCCAGCGCCTCCCCGCGCCGCCGGGAGATCCTCAGCCACGCG GGTCTCAGGTTCGAGGTGGTTCCTTCCAGGTTCAAAGAGAAGCTTGATAAAGCGTCCTTCCCCACGCCTTATGCCTACGCCATCGAAACAGCCAAGCAGAAGGCCCTGGAGGTGGCCAGCAGGATGCACCAG AAGGACCTCCGGGCCCCCGATGTTGTCGTCGGAGCAGACACCATTGTG ACGGTCGGGGGGCTGATTCTGGAGAAGCCGGTGGACAAGCAAGACGCGTACAGGATGCTCTCCAG GTTGAACGGGAAAGAGCACAGCGTGTTCACGGGCGTCGCCATTGTCCACTGTTGCACCAGAG ACAGCCAGCTGGACATGGAGGTGTCCGAGTTCCACGAGGAGACCATGGTGAAGTTCTCCGAGCTGTCCGAGGAGCTCCTCTGGGAATACATCGACAGCGGGGAGCCCAT GGACAAGGCCGGTGGCTATGGGATCCAGGCGCTGGGCGGCATGCTGGTGGAGTACGTCCACGGAGACTTCCTCAACGTCATGGGCTTCCCCCTGAACCACTTCTGCAAGAAGCTGGTGGAGCTGTACTACCCGCCCCGCCGCGAGGACGTGCAGCGGGTCAAGCACGACTCCATCCCACCTGTCGACACTTTCGAGAACCTGAGCGACGTGGAAAAGGGCAGCTCAAACCCTGCTCAGGGCAATGAGGGTGGCGGCCACCGAAGGGCAGAGGCGGGCGGTGACAGAGGACAGGTTCCTGCTGGCTCCCAGGGAGCAGACTCTAACAGGACAGCGGAGATCACGCCCCCGTTCCCAGCGGGCCTTCTGGAACTCGTAGATGGCTTCAAAGCATCAAAG GCCCTGTTCATAGCTTGCAAGCTGAAGGTGTTTGATGTACTAAAAGATGAAGCCCCACTGAAGGCCGTGGATATTGCAGGCAAAATTGACGCCTCTGTGTGTGGAACTGAACGGCTCCTGGATGTCTGTGTGGCCCTGGGATTACTAGAGAAGACAGACAGAG GTTACTGCAACACGGACCTGGCAGATCTGCATCTGGCGTCGGACGGCGAGTATTCTCTGCACGGCTTGGCCATGCACAGCAACGACCACGCCTGGAACCGCTTCACAGACCTGGAGCTCGCCGTGCGGGAGGGAGCCAACGCGGCTTTCGGGGGGAAGGCGGAAGACCCTGTTCAG AGCAAGCAGACCAAGCTGCAGTTCATGCGGGCCATGCACGGCCTCACCAACCTGACCGCACGCCAGGTGGCCACAGCCTTCGACCTGTCCCGATTCACCTCCGCCTGCGACCTGGGAG GCTGCACAGGTGCCTTGGCCCGAGCGCTCACCCGGGAGTACCCGCGTCTGAAGGTGACCGTGCTTGACCTCCCGGAGGTCATTGAGCACGTCCCGTGTTTTCAACCTGAAGGACGGCAGACCGAGCGGGTCAGCTTCGTGCCAG GTGACTTTTTCAAGGACAGCCTCCCGGAGGCAGAACTGTACATCCTTTCCAGAATTCTGCACGAGTGGCCGGACGACAAAGTGCACGAGTTGCTGAGCCGCGTCTCGGGCAGCTGCAAGCCAG gccttcaactgattggacgaggcccacccacGCCAAGGAGAGCCCCCTGCTTTACTCTGAGTCTGCAGACCGAACCGCGAATCTCATCCAGAAGGAACCTTCCCAGGAACCCTGCAGAATGA
- the P2RY8 gene encoding S-geranylgeranyl-glutathione receptor P2RY8, giving the protein MDMNVTRPDNATILMLRDPTIAVVLPVVYSLVALVSIPGNLFSLWVLCCHIGPKSPSVIFMINLSVTDLMLASVLPFQIYYHCNGNHWVFGEVLCNVVTVAFYANMYSSILTMTCISVERFLGVVYPLASARWRRRRYAVAACACVWLVLLGALSPLARTDLTYTVEALGIVTCFDVLKSTMLPSVAMWAMFLFTLFIVLFFIPFVVTVACYTATILTLLRTSDAHGHGQRRRAVSLAAVVLLAFVTCFAPNNFVLLVHMVSRLFLGRSYYHIYKLTLCLSCLNNCLDPFVYYFASREFQVRLRRYLGYGRLPAGGQDARRDALFFTRTLSARSMSSGPSDGLDSPSRPSLKRQESVF; this is encoded by the coding sequence ATGGATATGAACGTGACGCGTCCGGACAACGCCACCATCCTGATGCTGCGGGACCCGACCATCGCCGTGGTCCTGCCCGTCGTGTACTCGCTGGTGGCGCTGGTCAGCATCCCCGGCAACCTGTTCTCGCTGTGGGTGCTGTGCTGCCACATCGGGCCCAAGTCCCCGTCGGTGATCTTCATGATCAACCTGAGCGTCACGGACCTCATGCTGGCCAGCGTGCTCCCTTTCCAGATCTACTACCACTGCAACGGGAACCACTGGGTGTTCGGGGAGGTGCTCTGCAACGTGGTCACCGTGGCCTTCTACGCCAACATGTACTCGTCCATCCTCACCATGACCTGCATCAGCGTGGAGCGCTTCCTGGGCGTCGTGTACCCGCTGGCCTCCGCGCGCTGGCGCCGGCGACGTTACGCGGTGGCCGCGTGCGCCTGCGTCTGGCTGGTTCTCCTGGGCGCGCTGTCCCCGCTGGCACGCACCGACCTCACCTACACCGTGGAGGCGCTGGGCATCGTCACCTGCTTCGACGTGCTCAAGTCCACCATGCTGCCCAGCGTGGCCATGTGGGCCATGTTCCTCTTCACCCTGTTCATCGTGCTCTTCTTCATCCCGTTCGTGGTCACCGTGGCGTGCTACACGGCCACCATCCTGACCCTGCTGCGCACGTCCGACGCGCACGGCCACGGCCAGCGACGCCGCGCCGTCAGCCTGGCCGCCGTGGTTCTGCTGGCCTTCGTCACGTGCTTCGCGCCCAACAACTTCGTGCTGCTGGTGCACATGGTCAGCCGCCTGTTCCTGGGCCGCAGCTACTACCACATCTACAAGCTCACGCTGTGCCTCAGCTGCCTCAACAACTGCCTGGACCCCTTCGTGTACTACTTCGCGTCCCGCGAGTTCCAGGTAAGGCTGCGCAGGTACTTGGGGTACGGGCGGCTGCCCGCCGGCGGCCAGGACGCGCGCCGGGACGCGCTGTTCTTCACTCGGACGCTGTCGGCGCGCTCCATGTCAAGCGGCCCCAGCGACGGGCTCGACTCGCCCAGCCGGCCCTCGCTCAAGAGGCAGGAGAGCGTGTTCTGA